In Planctomycetota bacterium, the sequence GGACATGTGAGGGTATTCGAGCGTGTAGGAGATGGTGATGCCCCCGGTGCTCGGGAGCGCCGTGAGCGTGCTGCCCTCGTCGGCGACCGTGACCGGCTCGCGCACCGTGAGGCAGGTGCGTGGCTGCTCCTGCTCCACGATGCCCGCTTCGTTGAGGAGTTTGGCGAACGTGCGGGCGCTCCCGTCGCAGGCGGGGAGTTCCGGCCCCTTGAGCTCGATGATGAGGTTATCTATGTCCAGGCCGCTGACGGCGGCCAACACGTGCTCGGTCATCTGCACCTCGGCCTCGCCCTGGCGGAGCACCGTACGGCGCAGCTTGGGCACGACGTGTTGCGGGTCCGCGGCGATGCGGGGCGAGCCCGGCAAGTCGGTGCGGATGAAGACCACGCCGCCGCCCGGCGTGCCGGGCACGAGGCGTAAGGTGACCTCGCGGCCGACGTTCACGCCGACGCCCGTGAACTCAACGGGCTTCTGAATCGTCCTTTGCAGTGGCTTCAAGGTGTGCGACCTTCTCCGTGAGCTGCTCCACGGCGGCTGAGAGTTGGCGGATACGCTGCACGAACTCTGGGAGCTTCTGATGCAGCACGAGGCACAGGCGCTCCTTCTCGACATCCTGGGCGGGCGACCCGAGCACCACGCGGCCCGGAGGCACGTCGCGCATCACGCCGGCACGGGCCCCCACGACGGCCCCGCTGCCCAACTCGATGTGGCCGGCCAGACCGGCCTGGGCGGCCACCGTCACGTGGTCCCCGAGCACAGCGCTGCCCGCGATGCCGCACTGCCCCACGAGCAGGCAGTGCTCGCCCACCACTACATTGTGCGCCACCATCACGAGATTGTCAACTTTGGTTCCCGCGCCGACCACGGTGCGGCCGTAGCGGGCGCGGTCCACGGTGGAGTTGGCGCCGATCTCCACGTCGTTGCCGATCTCGGCGATGCCACGCTGGGGGATCTTGCGGTGGATGCCGTCCCGCGTCTCATACCCGTACCCGTCCGCGCCGATGACGACTCCGCTGTGCAGAATCACGCGATCGCCCACGATGCAGCGATCGCACACGGCCACGTGGGGGTGCAGCACGCAGTGGGCACCGATGCGCGCCCTGCGGCCAACGAACACCAGAGGCCGCAGGACCGTGCCGGCGCCAATGCGGGCCCCCGCCTCGACGACGCAGTGCGCCTGGATAGCCACGCCGGCGCCGATTTCGGCGTCCGGCGCCACGATGGCCGTGGGGTGAATCCCCGGCTCCGCCGGCTCGGGGGCGGGGGAGAAGTGGTCGGCGATCTGCTCGAAGGCTTGGGCAGGCTGCGCGGCGATCAGCAGGGGCAGGGGGGTGGCGGCG encodes:
- the lpxC gene encoding UDP-3-O-acyl-N-acetylglucosamine deacetylase, producing MKPLQRTIQKPVEFTGVGVNVGREVTLRLVPGTPGGGVVFIRTDLPGSPRIAADPQHVVPKLRRTVLRQGEAEVQMTEHVLAAVSGLDIDNLIIELKGPELPACDGSARTFAKLLNEAGIVEQEQPRTCLTVREPVTVADEGSTLTALPSTGGITISYTLEYPHMSLPSQHFEIRLSPATFLSELAPARTFVFQREAPALLASGLGRGASLENTLVLRDDGTPVYGQLRFPDEFARHKVVDLLGDLRLLGSGLSLRLVAERTGHAQNFQLIAKLRESLVELPPHP
- the lpxD gene encoding UDP-3-O-(3-hydroxymyristoyl)glucosamine N-acyltransferase, which gives rise to MAATLAALAALTKSTLRGDPETEIHGVAGLHNARPGEIALVADARHARLAARTAASALVVGAAFDAAATPLPLLIAAQPAQAFEQIADHFSPAPEPAEPGIHPTAIVAPDAEIGAGVAIQAHCVVEAGARIGAGTVLRPLVFVGRRARIGAHCVLHPHVAVCDRCIVGDRVILHSGVVIGADGYGYETRDGIHRKIPQRGIAEIGNDVEIGANSTVDRARYGRTVVGAGTKVDNLVMVAHNVVVGEHCLLVGQCGIAGSAVLGDHVTVAAQAGLAGHIELGSGAVVGARAGVMRDVPPGRVVLGSPAQDVEKERLCLVLHQKLPEFVQRIRQLSAAVEQLTEKVAHLEATAKDDSEAR